Proteins from a genomic interval of Candidatus Binataceae bacterium:
- a CDS encoding P-II family nitrogen regulator: protein MRNVVAIIKPFKLDEVKEALSSIGVQGLTVSEVKGFGRQKGHTELYRGAEYVVDFLPKVKLEIIVADELAGQVVETIERAARTGRIGDGKIFVMQVEDVVRIRTGERGGNAL from the coding sequence ATGAGAAACGTCGTGGCAATCATCAAACCGTTCAAACTCGATGAGGTCAAAGAAGCGCTCTCGAGCATTGGTGTGCAAGGCCTTACGGTTAGCGAAGTTAAGGGATTCGGGCGTCAGAAGGGCCATACGGAGCTTTATCGGGGTGCCGAGTACGTGGTCGATTTTCTGCCGAAGGTGAAACTCGAAATTATCGTGGCCGACGAATTGGCCGGCCAGGTGGTCGAAACCATTGAGCGCGCCGCGCGGACTGGCAGGATCGGTGACGGAAAGATCTTCGTCATGCAGGTGGAAGACGTGGTCCGCATCCGGACAGGCGAACGGGGCGGCAACGCTCTGTAA